From the Glycine max cultivar Williams 82 chromosome 11, Glycine_max_v4.0, whole genome shotgun sequence genome, the window CAAAATTTGATGCCTCTAGATTGAACAGATTTATTACTGAGCCTAGCGAATGGGAGTAGTTTTTGGCTTTGTCTGAAATATGAACGTGCTTTGAAATACAGTCTTTATTTGGTATCTAACTGAATCTCACAGGCAAAAATGTGTGTATCTGTACCTTGACACTGATTTGCAACTGCAGGTTTTTGTTGCTCTTCTCAGGACCTGCCAACCGGAAAATAAAATGTTGGTCAAGCAGGCTCTTGACATTCTAATGCCAGCACTGCCTCGACGTTTGCCCCTTGGTGATTCTCGGATGCCAATATGGATAAGATATACCAAGAAAATCCTTGTTGAAGAAGGTCATTCAATTCCGAATCTTATTCACATATTCCAACTAATTGTCCGCCATTCCGATCTCTTCTACAGCTGCAGAGCACAGTTTGTTCCTCAGATGGTGAATTCTCTTAGTCGCCTAGGATTGCCTTATAATACCACAGCAGAGAACAGACGTCTTGCCATTGAACTTGCTGGATTAGTTGTTAACTGGGAGAGGCAAAGGCAAAATGAGATGAAAGTTGTTACTGATTCTGATGCACCTAGCCAAATCAATGATGTCTTTAATCCTAGCTCAGCTGATTCTAAGCGATCTGTCGATGGGTCTACATTTCCAGAAGATGCAAGTAAGCGAGTAAAGCCAGAGCCTGGTCTGCAATCCCTATGTGGTGTCATGTCACCTGGTGGTCCTTCATCAATCACTAACATTGAAACCCCTGGATCTGCCAGTCAACCTGATGAAGAATTTAAACCAAATGCTGCAAtggaggaaatgattattaattttcttatcagAGTGAGGCTTACTTCTAACCTGTTTTTTTACATTTCACATGGTGatgattttttacatttatgaaAACACTATCCAATATTTTATGCTGTGAATTTGATGATGTTGGTACTTGCATTGCCATACtatctttcttttattctaaaaatgatttatgatttataGCTTGTGTAGCTCTTATCTGCCATTGTTATGTATTAATGGTTCAAAGGGTAACATGATTTTCTTAGTATTTCAATATTCACTTGCCTAACTCAGACTTTTCTAAGTAGTAGCTGTATTGTGTCATAGTAATATCTCCCTTCCATGTATCTATGTGGACACTGCATggacaacaaatatttttagttgtatttttgtaagttttttttcttccttaaacTTTTATGCCAATAAAAATTGGATAAGTTTTAACATTTTATGATGTTTGCAATGACTCGtgctcattttcaaaatatgtattctGATATTCTCTTgttataaaagatatttttatgttagttttagattttgattttatatgttatattataAGTGTGTCATTcctaattgatttttaaaattagaaatccTTGTGTCCTGTGTCATATTTGTGCTTCCTAGTCACCTGCCCTTTGAGGTCTAGAGATGACAAGTATGATGCTGAGGCAAAAGTATGATtgcttgctgaaaagattcTCAATGTATACTCAACAACCCCTTCTAGAATATTCCATTTCTGAGGATGTTATCAATTATTGTCTCTGATTTTTGGGATCAGGTTGCGCTAGTCATAGAGCCAAAGGACAAAGAAGCAAGTGCCATGTACAAACAAGCTTTGGAGCTACTTTCACAAGCTTTGGAAGTGTGGCCGAAtgcaaatgtaaaatttaattatttggaaAAACTTCTGAGCAGTATACAGCCATCTCAAGCAAAGGATCCATCCACTGCACTGGCACAGGGTTTAGATGTCATGAACAAAGTTTTAGAGAAACAACCTCACTTGTTTATAAGAAATAACATTAACCAGATTTCTCAAGTAGGGCATtgttaccttttgttttttttatttatttgctgaATGATTCAATTTTTATAGTGGGTAATTGTTTTTCCTCCCAGATTCTTGAACCATGTTTCAAGCATAAACTTTTAGATGCTGGCAAATCTTTTTGCTCACTATTGAAGATGATTTTTGTTGCTTTTCCTCAAGAAGCAACTACCACACCTGCTGATGTTAAGTTGTTGCACCAGAAGCTTGATGATTTGATACAGAAGCATGTTACCACTGTCACAGCTCCTCAAACGTCTAGTGATGATAATAATGCTAGTTCAATTAGTTTCCTATTGCTTGTCATAAAAACCTTGACAGAGGTACAAAGGAACTTTGTTGATCCCTTAATTTTGGTTCGCATTCTCCAGCGGCTGCAACGTGATATGGGTTCATCGGCAGGCTCTCATTCAAGACAAGtatgtttgttttccttttgaattaatattttttttattgaagtctaggattaaaatgaattttctattaaaataaaaattgtagaaGCAAAAGGAATTAGAGTTAGAATTTAGAGGTAAAATATGCATGATAAATCAGTAAACACATACATGCATTAAATTATgttcattattaattttaaaaaatatcatttgtcTAATCAGTACTATTCACCTGAGTCAGTTAAGGCTAATGATACTAACTATAGATGTGCTTAATTTTAATCAGAGTGAAGTTGTTAAGTGTTTATGTCTAttcctatatttattttttggatacatgccaatttttgtttatatcttTCATATATGctggttgaaaataaaattccatTGTGTAATCTAGTAACACCTACCCTGCAGCCTTGCTCTTTCTAGCAAAGCAGGCATTCCCTGTGCGGCTGTGCCTTTTTGCTTCCTCTGTTACTTTAGTCTGATTAAATCGAGTCTATCTAGTGTGATTAACATATCTTGTCTTATTGATTGTGTGATTTGTTTTTGGTTAAAATCTATAACAATTAtgcttgatttatttttctgtttcaaATCTTTTTTGACTAAATAAAGTTTCTTACATTATTAGGGTCAGAGAACAGATCCAGATTCAGCGGTCACGTCTTCTCGTCAAGGTGCTGATGTTGGAGCAGTTAtttcaaatctaaaatcaattttgaaacttatcACTGATAGAGTGATGGTTGTTTCCGAGTGCAAGCGATCTGTATCTCAAATATTGAATGCTTTACTCTCAGAGAGAGGAATTGATGCTAGTGTACTTCTTTGCATACTTGATGTGGTTAAAGGGTGGATTGAAGATGACTTCTGTAAACAAGGAACTTCAGTCACACCAAGTTCTTTTCTCACTCCTAAGGAGATAGTTTCTTTTCTTCATAAGCTGTCACAAGTAGATAAACAAAACTTCACACCTGTGGCTCTCAATGAGTGGGACAGGAAATATCTTGAACTTCTTTATGGGATTTGTGCAGATTCAAATAAGTAAGTTTATTCATCTTAAGTTTGTATGTGCTATGCTTGAATTGTATTCTgtcttgattatttttaaataatttccaGATATCCTTTACCCTTGCGTCAAGAGGTTTTTCAGAAGGTGGAAAGGCTATTTATGCTTGGTTTACGAGCCAGAGATCCTGAAGTTAGGATGAAATTCTTCTCTCTCTATCATGAGTCTCTCAGGAAAACACTTTTTACCAGACTTCAATTTATTATCCAAATTCAAGACTGGGGGGCTTTGAGTGATGTTTTCTGGCTCAAACAAGGCCTTGATCTTCTCCTGGCAATATTAGTTGAGGATAAGCCTATTACACTAGCTCCAAATTCTGCCAGGGTTCAACCACTTTTAGTTTCAAGTTCTATTCTGGAATTATCTGGGATGCCACACAAGGTAAATGATGTATCTGAAGGATCTGAGGATGCTCCACTAACGTTTGAGACCCTTGTGCTTAAGCATGCCCAGTTTCTTAACAGCATGAGCAAACTCCAGGTAAACTAAATGTTTAATGACTAAGGTTTTAAGTACCACTTGTCTGTCATAGTTAAGGTTGTATATCTTTAGTTTTATTGCCTTGGTTATTTTATTACGTAATGAAGGTCCAAGATATAGTAGTGGCACAGTACTATGGAAAAATCCCTATATTTTAATGTGAAGAACATTGTTTAAATggtgaaaactttttttttggcattttccTTTGGATTTGTCAAATTGAAGAGGACTATGATCCTATCTCTGTTTCCTGTGACACCCATTGTTAATTTGTAACTATCTGTTGTGCAATTATTGGTGAATATTTTACTGTCTCTCAATGATAAAAATTCTTCCAGGTGGCTGATCTATTAATTCCATTGAGAGAGTTAGCCCATACAGATGCTAATGTTGCATACCATTTGTGGGTATTGGTATTTCCAATTGTCTGGGTTACATTGCTTAAAGAAGAACAAGTAACACTTGCTAAACCAATGATTAATCTTTTGTCTAAAGATTACCATAAGAGGCAGCAAGCCAGCAGACCAAATGTTGTGCAAGCTCTATTAGAAGGTCTTCAGTTGAGCCATCCTCAACCCAGAATGCCAAGTGAGCTTATTAAATATATTGGGAAAACTTATAATGCATGGCACATTGCACTGGCTTTGCTGGAAAGTCATGTTATGTTGTTTCCAAATGATTCCAAATGCTCCGAGTCTCTGGCTGAGCTCTATCGTTTGCTCAATGAAGAGGATATGAGATGTGGGTTGTGGAAGAAGAGATCAGTCACTGCAGAAACCCGGGCTGGGCTTTCTCTTGTTCAGCATGGTTACTGGCACCGTGCCCAAAGCCTCTTCTATCAAGCCATGGTGAAGGCAACTCAAGGAACATATAATAATACTGTACCCAAGGCTGAGATGTGTCTATGGGAAGAGCAATGGTTATATTGTGCTAGTCAACTTAGTCAATGGGATGCACTAGCTGACTTTGGCAAGAGTGTTGAGAACTATGAAATTCTGCTTGACAGTCTTTGGAAACTGCCTGACTGGACGTATATGAAGGAGCATGTCATTCCCAAGGCTCAAGTGGAAGAAACTCCAAAGCTTCGTCTAATTCAAGCATACTTTGCTCTtcatgataaaaatacaaatggtGTGGGGGATGCTGAGAATATGGTAGGTAAAGGTGTTGATCTTGCTCTAGAACAATGGTGGCAGCTGCCTGAAATGTCTGTTCATTCCAGAATTCCTCTTCTGCAGCAATTCCAACAAATAGTTGAAGTTCAAGAGTCAGCTAGGATTCTAATGGATATTTCCAATGGAAATAAACTCTCTGGAAATTCGGTGGTTGGTGTGCAAGGAAACCTTTATGCTGATCTCAAGGACATCCTTGAGACGTGGAGACTAAGAACTCCAAATGAATGGGATAATATGTCTGTTTGGTATGATTTGCTGCAGTGGAGGAATGAAATGTACAACTCTGTCATAGACGCTTTCAAAGATTTTGGCACCACAAATTCAGCACTTCATCATCTTGGTTACCGTGACAAAGCATGGACTGTCAACAGGCTTGCTCACATTGCTCGTAAGCAAAGCCTTTTTGATGTTTGTGTCACCATACTTGAAAAATTATATGGCCATTCAACCATGGAAGTGCAGGTATGGTAACCACTTTTGTTGTAGTTAGAGAATTCTTTGCTTTCATCATTATGTCAGTATCTATACATTTTGAATTAAATACGAGCCTATTCTTTGGGGTGGCTTTACATTCATTTATATTGATAATTGTTCTGATAATTTTTTGACCTTATCATCATATGTCAAGTTCtgttttttgattaatttgaatgGTATTTGTGTATACATAGGAATTCTTAACAATTATAATTGAACATATACACATAACATTAGTAATAGTATACCTGTTTTATTTCCAGAGTATGTGTCCATATTTGACTACAGTGAACTCTGATATTTGAGAGCTTGTGTAGACTTTATTTGATCTGCTCTTTTTGATGTATTTACAGGAAGCATTTGTTAAGATAACTGAACAGGCAAAGGCATACCTAGAAAATAAGGGAGAACTTACAAATGGTATTAATCTGATCAACAGCACAAATCTAGAGTATTTTCCTGCAAAGCACAAGGCTGAAATTTTCCGTCTGAAAGGGGATTTCTTGTTAAAATTGAATGATTCTGAGTCTGCTAATCTTAACTATTCAAATGCCATTAGTCTTTTCAAAAACTTGCCTAAAGGATGGATAAGCTGGGGAAACTACTGCGATATGGTAACTACTCATCTGCTTTTCATGTTGTTACTTTCTATGACCATTACGTATTAACTTGAGCTTTGTACTTATCTGTCATCTACTTCAAATAGGCTTACAGAGAAACTCAGGATGAGATTTGGTTGGAATATGCTGTCAGCTGCTTATTGCAAGGTATAAAATTTGGTGTGTCCAATTCAAGAAGCCATCTTGCTCGTGTGCTTTATCTTCTTAGCTTTGATACTCCTAATGAGCCTGTTGGAAGGTCATTTGATAAGTACTATGAACAAGTACCACATTGGGTTTGGCTTTCTTGGATTCCACAGCTCTTACTCTCCCTGCAGAGAACAGAAGCTCCTCACTGTAAACTTGTTCTTCTGAAGATTGCAACATTGTATCCTCAGGTGATTGTTTGCATAATTGCTTTTGTACATAGCAAATGTTATGTAGATCCTAAATTATCTTGAGTTTCTTCTCCTGAATTTCAGGCTCTGTATTATTGGTTGCGCACATACTTACTGGAACGACGTGATGTTGCCAATAAATCTGAACTTGGTAGAATAGCAATGGCTCAACAAAGAACTCAACAAAGTATTTCTGGTACTAGTGTTGGTTCTCTTGGTGGGTTGACTGATGGAAATGCAAGAGTACAAGGTCAAGCTGGCAGTAACTTGCCATCTGATATTCAAGCTCACCAAGGCTCCCAGCCGGCAGGTGGAATTGGATCTCATGATGGTGGAAACTCACATGGGCAAGAACCCGAAAGGTCTACAAGTGCAGAAAGCAGCATGCACAACGGAAATGACCAACCTTTGCAGCAAGGTTCTGGAAATGAAGGTGGTCAAAATACTTTAAGACGTCCTGGTGCTTTAGGATTTGTGGCTTCAGCTGCCAATGCTTTTGATGCTGCAAAAGATATAATGGAGGCTCTTCGGGGAAAACATGCTAATTTGGCTAGTGAACTTGAGGTGATCTTCTTTCAGgcattttaagtttatttgctTTGTTTAACAGTAACGCTATGCAACCTCACCATCTCCCACCCTTTCTCCCGGTTGCATGCGTAAAAGAGTTCTGCTCTTTGcctcaaaattaaactaaagtaTTGCTGCTTGGGAATTAGGACAAACGATGAGACAACTGTGAACAAAGGCACATGAAGAACagtatatatttgataaaaacttGGATATGTAGCAGCATTTTCTACATGTTTTGAATTATGAcaacattttattttgcagATCCTGCTAACAGAAATTGGTTCAAGGTTTGTCACTCTTCCAGAAGAGAGACTTTTGGCAGTGGTTAATGCTTTGCTCCACCGCTGCTACAAATATCCGACTGCTACAACTGCAGAAGTCCCTCAGTCTCTCAAGAAAGAGCTCTCGGGTGTTTGTAGGGCTTGCTTTTCTGCTGATGCTGTAAATAAGCATGTTGATTTTGTGAGGGAGTACAAACAGGATTTTGAACGTGATCTTGATCCAGAAAGCATTACTACTTTCCCATCTACCCTGTCTCAACTGACTGAGCGGTTGAAACACTGGAAAAATGTTCTTCAAAGCAATGTTGAGGATAGGTTTCCAGCAGTATTAAAGttggaagaagaaagcaaggtGTTGCGGGACTTTCACGTTATTGATGTTGAAGTTCCAGGGCAATATTTCACTGACCAGGTGactgcttttgatttttttttcaaacaatgcCAGAAGCTATGGATCTTGATTAAAATAACCTCGAGTTGACTTGGGGAGTATTTGGTGCATCCCATACTGATTCTtagttatcttattttcttCCAGGAAATTGCACCAGATCATACCGTGAAGTTGGATAGGGTTGCAGCTGATATTCCAATTGTGCGGAGGCATGGGAGCAGTTTCCGGCGCTTGACTCTAATTGGCTCTGATGGTTCCCAACGTCATTTTATTGTCCAGACATCTTTGACTCCCAATGCTAGAAGTGATGAACGCATACTGCAGCTTTTCCGTGTGATGAACCAAATGTTTGAGAAGCACAAGGAATCAAGACGCCGTCACATATGCATTCACACACCGATAATTATTCCTGTTTGGTCCCAGgttagttaaattaattttcccTGTACATTATTGTATCTTTTTTTCACTTCTATTTCTTTTAGAGAGATGGACTCATGACCTTGATTGCAATCAAGACTACCATGACTGCAAATGAAACCTTTACCTACTTAAAAGTATATTCTAATaatcttaattgaatttttGTGTGGACAGGTTCGCATGGTAGAAGATGATTTGATGTATAGCACTTTCCTCGAGGTCTATGAGAATCATTGTGCAAGGAATGACCGTGAGGCTGATCTTCCAATAACCTATTTCAAGGAGCAATTGAACCAAGCTATATCTGGCCAAATATCACCAGAAGCTGTTGTGGATCTTCGTCTGCAAGCCTATAATGAAATAACTAAAAATCTAGTTAATGACAACATCTTTTCACAGTATATGTACAAAACTCTACCTAGTGGCAACCATAGTTGGGCTTTCAAGAAGCAATTCGCCATCCAGTTAGCCCTTTCGAGTTTCATGTCCTTCATGCTGCAAATTGGTGGGAGATCCCCGAACAAGATCTTGTTTGCAAAGAACACtggaaaaatatttcaaactgATTTTCATCCTGCATATGATGCAAATGGATTGATTGAGTTTAATGAGCCAGTCCCATTTAGGCTGACAAGGAACATGCAAGCCTTCTTCTCCCATGGAGTGGAAGGCCTTATTGTATCTTCAATGTGTGCTGCTGCACAGGCTGTGGCTTCACCTAAAGTGAGAACTGagaatacatacatacatacatgcaTAAACTTGAATGcttttcaatatcaatattttgattttaattcatGTTATGCAAGATCACCAATTGATTTGTTCTTAAATTACTGGTATTGCAGCAAAGTCAGCACCTATGGCATCACCTAGCAATGTTTTTCCGTGACGAGCTACTGTCTTGGTCTTGGAGAAGACCGCTTGGTATGCCCATGGCCCCTATGGCTGCAGGTGGTACTATGAGTCCTGTTGACTTCAAACAGAAAGTTATCACAAATGTGGAACATGTTATTACAAGGGTTAAGGGAATTGCTCCTCAGAATTTTTCTGAAGAGGTGAGCACTAACAAAATTGCGTTCCCTTTTCAATTTTCTGAAATTATTTAACCTTTTCTTTAATTCATTTGGAAATTCTACAATCAGGTTTcc encodes:
- the LOC100800422 gene encoding transformation/transcription domain-associated protein isoform X2, with amino-acid sequence MGMKTIIWSITHAHSPRPQALVSPSSNLSPPQGVRGMREDEVCKASGVLKSGVHCLALFKEKDEEREMLHLFSQILAIMEPRDLMDMFSLCMPELFECMISNTQLVHIFSTLLAAQKVYRPFADVLVNFLVSSKLDVLKQPDSPAAKLVLHLFRFIFGAVAKAPSDFERILQPHAPVIMEFCMKNATEVERPLGYMQLLRTMFKALSGCKYELLLRDLVPMLQPCLNMLLAMLEGPTAEDMRDLLLELCLTLPARLSSLLPYLSRLMKPLVLCLTGSDELVSLGLRTLEFWVDSLNPDFLEPIMASVMSEVILALWSHLRPAPYPWGAKALQLLGKLGGRNRRFLKEPLALECKENPEHGLRLILTFEPATPFLVPLDRCINLAVEAVMNKNCGMDAFYRKQALKFLRVCLSSQLNLPGNVADEGSTSKQLSALLVSTVDQSSRRSELMEVKADLGVKTKTQLMAEKSVFKILLMTVIAANGGADLTDPTDDFVVNICRHFAVIFHIDSSSSNVSAAALGGSSLSNSVHVGSRLKSNACSNLKELDPLIFLDALVDVLADENRLHAKAALGALNVFAETLVFLARSKHTDFIMSRGPGTPMIVSSPSMNPVYSPPPSVRVPVFEQLLPRLLHCCYGLTWQAQMGGIMGLGALVGKVTVETLCLFQVRIVRGLIYVLKKLPIYASKEQEETSQVLTQVLRVVNNADEANSEARKQSFQGVVDFLAQELFNQNASIIVRKNVQSCLALLASRTGSEVSELLEPLYQPFLQPLIVRSLKLKTVDQQVGTVTALNFCLALRPPLLKLTPELVNFLQEALQIAESDDNAWVAKFINPKVMTSLTKLRTACIELLCTTMAWADFKTPNHSELRAKIISMFFKSLTCRTPEIVAVAKEGLRQVINQRMPKELLQSSLRPILVNLAHTKNLSMPLLLGLARLLELLSNWFNVTLGGKLLEHLKRWLEPEKLAQSQKSWKAGEEPKIAAAIIELFHLLPPAASKFLDELVTLTIDLEGALPPGQVYSEINSPYRLPLTKFLNRYSPLAVDYFLARLSEPKYFRRFMYIIRLEAGQPLRDELAKSPQKILASAFSEFPIKSDVTVAPASTSTPSLLGEESVVAPSTDASNPPAPPPNATSDAYFQGLALIKTLVKLIPGWLQSNRSVFDTLVLVWKSPARISRLQKEQELNLVQVKESKWLVKCFLNYLRHDKNEVNVLFDILTIFLFHSRIDYTFLKEFYIIEVAEGYPPSMKKALLLHFLSLFQSKQLDHDHLVIVMQMLILPMLAHAFQNGQSWEVVDPSIIKTIVDKLLDPPEEVSAEYDEPLRIELLQLATLLLKYLQNDLVHHRKELIKFGWNHLKREDTASKQWAFVNVCHFLEAYQAPEKIILQVFVALLRTCQPENKMLVKQALDILMPALPRRLPLGDSRMPIWIRYTKKILVEEGHSIPNLIHIFQLIVRHSDLFYSCRAQFVPQMVNSLSRLGLPYNTTAENRRLAIELAGLVVNWERQRQNEMKVVTDSDAPSQINDVFNPSSADSKRSVDGSTFPEDASKRVKPEPGLQSLCGVMSPGGPSSITNIETPGSASQPDEEFKPNAAMEEMIINFLIRVALVIEPKDKEASAMYKQALELLSQALEVWPNANVKFNYLEKLLSSIQPSQAKDPSTALAQGLDVMNKVLEKQPHLFIRNNINQISQILEPCFKHKLLDAGKSFCSLLKMIFVAFPQEATTTPADVKLLHQKLDDLIQKHVTTVTAPQTSSDDNNASSISFLLLVIKTLTEVQRNFVDPLILVRILQRLQRDMGSSAGSHSRQGQRTDPDSAVTSSRQGADVGAVISNLKSILKLITDRVMVVSECKRSVSQILNALLSERGIDASVLLCILDVVKGWIEDDFCKQGTSVTPSSFLTPKEIVSFLHKLSQVDKQNFTPVALNEWDRKYLELLYGICADSNKYPLPLRQEVFQKVERLFMLGLRARDPEVRMKFFSLYHESLRKTLFTRLQFIIQIQDWGALSDVFWLKQGLDLLLAILVEDKPITLAPNSARVQPLLVSSSILELSGMPHKVNDVSEGSEDAPLTFETLVLKHAQFLNSMSKLQVADLLIPLRELAHTDANVAYHLWVLVFPIVWVTLLKEEQVTLAKPMINLLSKDYHKRQQASRPNVVQALLEGLQLSHPQPRMPSELIKYIGKTYNAWHIALALLESHVMLFPNDSKCSESLAELYRLLNEEDMRCGLWKKRSVTAETRAGLSLVQHGYWHRAQSLFYQAMVKATQGTYNNTVPKAEMCLWEEQWLYCASQLSQWDALADFGKSVENYEILLDSLWKLPDWTYMKEHVIPKAQVEETPKLRLIQAYFALHDKNTNGVGDAENMVGKGVDLALEQWWQLPEMSVHSRIPLLQQFQQIVEVQESARILMDISNGNKLSGNSVVGVQGNLYADLKDILETWRLRTPNEWDNMSVWYDLLQWRNEMYNSVIDAFKDFGTTNSALHHLGYRDKAWTVNRLAHIARKQSLFDVCVTILEKLYGHSTMEVQEAFVKITEQAKAYLENKGELTNGINLINSTNLEYFPAKHKAEIFRLKGDFLLKLNDSESANLNYSNAISLFKNLPKGWISWGNYCDMAYRETQDEIWLEYAVSCLLQGIKFGVSNSRSHLARVLYLLSFDTPNEPVGRSFDKYYEQVPHWVWLSWIPQLLLSLQRTEAPHCKLVLLKIATLYPQALYYWLRTYLLERRDVANKSELGRIAMAQQRTQQSISGTSVGSLGGLTDGNARVQGQAGSNLPSDIQAHQGSQPAGGIGSHDGGNSHGQEPERSTSAESSMHNGNDQPLQQGSGNEGGQNTLRRPGALGFVASAANAFDAAKDIMEALRGKHANLASELEILLTEIGSRFVTLPEERLLAVVNALLHRCYKYPTATTAEVPQSLKKELSGVCRACFSADAVNKHVDFVREYKQDFERDLDPESITTFPSTLSQLTERLKHWKNVLQSNVEDRFPAVLKLEEESKVLRDFHVIDVEVPGQYFTDQEIAPDHTVKLDRVAADIPIVRRHGSSFRRLTLIGSDGSQRHFIVQTSLTPNARSDERILQLFRVMNQMFEKHKESRRRHICIHTPIIIPVWSQVRMVEDDLMYSTFLEVYENHCARNDREADLPITYFKEQLNQAISGQISPEAVVDLRLQAYNEITKNLVNDNIFSQYMYKTLPSGNHSWAFKKQFAIQLALSSFMSFMLQIGGRSPNKILFAKNTGKIFQTDFHPAYDANGLIEFNEPVPFRLTRNMQAFFSHGVEGLIVSSMCAAAQAVASPKQSQHLWHHLAMFFRDELLSWSWRRPLGMPMAPMAAGGTMSPVDFKQKVITNVEHVITRVKGIAPQNFSEEEENVMDPPQPVQRGVTELVEAALNPRNLCMMDPTWHPWF